The Edaphobacter sp. 12200R-103 genome contains a region encoding:
- a CDS encoding radical SAM protein: MAKSTKLAEKALTYGAKAAWAVFDKLNSISPNPSFTPKWSDKPLLKSYQKEKPPLGWPRTTDSLCPKCIPEIRQQIVDGKLPHEILLNEKVGEIKAQIIERDGQILMVKDCPIHGHFEDVMSIDPAMMKHLEDVFPGRDIRAHNDEKLHNHGTSTVTHGRGSVLTIDLTNRCNMMCDPCFMDANQVGFVHELTWDEIKTMLDNAITIKPRRQMSVQFSGGEPTLSPYFLDAVAYARKVGYNSVQAATNGIEFAKSKEFAKAAAEAGLRYAYLQFDGIGNAANSHRKVGNAFDVKLQAIHNLHEAGVDIVPVTTIVNGINNEQVGRIIEFALDNPKKINFLSFQPVSFTGRDEEISDERRTAQRYTLSHLAHDIRNQTGLGESTRDWFPISFMSTFSDWADLVHGPDHDWGQLSCGCHPNCGIGMALMIDKETKEAVPVTAFLDAVQLAKDVARVNDAARGKFLSIVGVSLALLRNYDPTKAPTHFRIMDLLQKFDKCFGATGRDYGKVTGDRTMADIEKRRADRWNFLFIAGMWFQDLFNYDFRRTEQCIIPYATQEGEISFCAYNTGVGWRNIIEKMHMTATLTKWYEEHGRHEIFAGGKKVGLERQEKYDLVLNEAHVNSAANDTFEKSGIAKNAREEKIRARDAKLKQDAENARMAKLYRKEILKEVEQPGFIALGEIKAAPAPAKAEDKDLVAGD, translated from the coding sequence ATGGCAAAATCCACAAAGTTGGCCGAAAAGGCCCTGACATACGGCGCTAAAGCCGCGTGGGCAGTCTTCGACAAGTTGAACTCGATCTCGCCCAACCCGAGCTTCACCCCTAAGTGGAGCGACAAGCCACTCCTGAAGTCCTATCAGAAAGAAAAGCCCCCGCTGGGCTGGCCCCGCACCACGGACTCCCTGTGCCCCAAGTGTATTCCTGAGATCCGCCAGCAGATCGTCGACGGCAAGCTGCCCCACGAGATCCTGCTGAACGAGAAGGTCGGCGAGATCAAGGCCCAGATCATCGAGCGCGACGGCCAGATCCTGATGGTGAAGGACTGCCCCATTCACGGTCACTTCGAGGACGTTATGTCCATCGACCCGGCCATGATGAAGCATCTTGAAGACGTCTTCCCTGGCCGCGATATCCGCGCCCACAATGACGAGAAGCTCCACAACCATGGCACCTCCACCGTGACGCATGGACGCGGTTCGGTTCTGACCATCGACCTGACCAACCGCTGCAACATGATGTGCGACCCCTGCTTCATGGACGCCAACCAGGTCGGATTCGTCCACGAACTGACGTGGGACGAGATCAAGACCATGCTCGACAACGCGATCACCATCAAGCCGCGTCGTCAGATGTCGGTCCAGTTCTCCGGTGGCGAGCCCACGCTCTCGCCCTACTTCCTCGACGCTGTCGCCTATGCCCGCAAAGTTGGTTACAACTCCGTGCAGGCCGCGACCAACGGCATCGAGTTCGCCAAGTCCAAGGAATTTGCCAAGGCTGCTGCTGAGGCCGGTCTGCGCTACGCCTACCTGCAGTTCGACGGTATCGGCAACGCAGCCAACTCACACCGCAAGGTCGGCAACGCCTTCGACGTGAAGCTTCAGGCCATCCACAACCTGCACGAGGCCGGCGTCGATATCGTTCCCGTAACGACCATCGTCAACGGCATCAATAACGAGCAGGTTGGCCGCATCATCGAGTTCGCCCTCGACAACCCCAAGAAGATCAACTTCCTCTCCTTCCAGCCTGTATCTTTCACTGGCCGCGACGAAGAGATCTCGGACGAGCGCCGCACGGCGCAGCGTTATACGCTGTCGCACCTCGCACACGACATCCGCAACCAGACCGGCCTCGGCGAATCGACCCGCGACTGGTTCCCGATCTCCTTCATGAGCACCTTCTCCGACTGGGCCGACCTGGTTCACGGACCGGATCACGACTGGGGCCAGCTCTCCTGCGGCTGCCATCCGAACTGCGGTATCGGCATGGCGCTGATGATTGACAAGGAGACCAAGGAAGCCGTTCCTGTCACCGCGTTCCTCGACGCCGTACAGCTCGCGAAGGACGTCGCGCGGGTCAACGACGCTGCCCGCGGCAAGTTCCTCTCCATCGTCGGTGTCTCGCTTGCGCTGCTGCGCAATTATGACCCCACCAAGGCTCCCACGCACTTCCGCATCATGGACCTGCTGCAGAAGTTCGATAAGTGCTTCGGCGCCACCGGCCGCGACTACGGCAAGGTGACCGGCGACCGCACCATGGCCGATATCGAGAAGCGCCGCGCCGACCGCTGGAACTTCCTCTTCATCGCCGGCATGTGGTTCCAGGACCTGTTCAACTACGACTTCCGCCGTACCGAGCAGTGCATCATCCCCTACGCCACGCAGGAAGGCGAGATCAGCTTCTGCGCCTACAACACCGGCGTGGGCTGGAGGAACATCATCGAGAAGATGCACATGACCGCTACCCTCACCAAGTGGTACGAGGAGCACGGCCGTCACGAGATCTTCGCCGGCGGCAAGAAGGTTGGTCTCGAGCGCCAGGAGAAGTACGATCTCGTCCTCAACGAGGCGCACGTCAACTCGGCTGCGAACGACACCTTCGAGAAGAGCGGTATCGCAAAGAATGCTCGCGAGGAGAAGATCCGCGCACGCGACGCCAAGCTGAAGCAGGATGCGGAGAACGCCCGCATGGCCAAGCTCTACCGCAAGGAGATCCTCAAGGAAGTCGAGCAGCCCGGCTTCATCGCCCTTGGCGAGATCAAGGCCGCTCCTGCACCGGCAAAGGCCGAGGACAAGGACCTCGTCGCCGGAGACTAG
- a CDS encoding dienelactone hydrolase family protein, with translation MTVVDEIVELTTSYGPMRTHIVRPAAPGRYPGIIFYSEIFQITGPIHRTAVQLAGHGYIVAAPEIYHEFEAPGVVLSYDQAGADRGNELKTTKELASYDEDARVVLDYLKSRPDCTGQLGAMGICIGGHLAFRASFQPDVRSTVCFYATDIHKSGLGKGMKDDSLERAKEIQGELLMVWGRQDPHIPLEGRIKVLNRLNELGTRLNWHEVNGAHAFLRDEGPRYDPELARSCFGLALDLFHRKLHFGDETVTAAASTETRH, from the coding sequence CGTATGGCCCCATGCGTACACACATTGTGCGCCCCGCTGCCCCCGGCCGCTATCCCGGCATCATCTTCTATTCGGAGATCTTTCAGATCACCGGCCCTATTCATCGCACGGCCGTGCAACTAGCCGGCCATGGCTACATCGTCGCAGCACCTGAGATTTATCACGAGTTCGAAGCTCCGGGGGTTGTTCTCTCGTACGATCAGGCCGGGGCCGATCGCGGCAACGAGTTGAAGACCACGAAGGAACTGGCCAGCTACGACGAAGATGCCCGTGTTGTTCTTGACTATCTCAAATCCCGGCCCGATTGCACCGGACAGCTTGGAGCGATGGGCATCTGCATCGGCGGACACCTCGCCTTCCGCGCTTCTTTTCAGCCTGATGTGCGTTCCACCGTTTGCTTCTACGCCACCGACATCCACAAGAGCGGTCTCGGCAAGGGCATGAAGGATGACTCGCTGGAGCGCGCCAAGGAGATCCAGGGTGAGCTGCTCATGGTTTGGGGGCGCCAGGACCCCCACATTCCTCTCGAAGGCCGCATCAAGGTCCTCAACCGCCTCAACGAGCTTGGCACGCGCCTTAACTGGCACGAGGTCAACGGAGCTCACGCCTTTCTTCGTGATGAAGGCCCACGCTACGATCCTGAACTTGCGCGCAGCTGCTTCGGCCTCGCGCTCGATCTCTTCCACCGCAAGCTGCATTTCGGCGATGAGACGGTAACTGCAGCAGCTTCTACCGAAACCCGCCACTAG